Proteins encoded within one genomic window of Egicoccus sp. AB-alg2:
- a CDS encoding sensor histidine kinase, giving the protein MVLTGAQFRLVLLALVGGGALGVVAAWLVARPLRRDLRRLRDVTRGVADGHLDVTTGIARRDEVGDLAEAVDRMVEQLAGLERSRERDDEARRQLFIAIGHDLRTPLASLQAAAEALQDGVSPDPHRYLRSMTGDVRLLRGMVDDLFVLAQLEAGALHLERLPLDLAELVDGAVEASAPIARRRGLHVQADLDGGVPVVGDARALDRVLRNLLDNAIRHAPEGTRVEVRVRGDARGCTVTVRDQGPGFPADFEPRAFDRFARADASRTRAAGGAGLGLAIARELLEAHGGSIWLGDVEGTAGPAAGGVVSFRLPRADGRDGGAR; this is encoded by the coding sequence ATGGTGCTCACGGGCGCGCAGTTCCGGCTGGTGCTGCTCGCGCTCGTCGGCGGAGGGGCACTCGGTGTGGTGGCCGCCTGGCTCGTCGCGCGGCCGCTGCGACGGGATCTGCGGCGGCTCCGGGACGTCACCAGGGGAGTCGCGGACGGGCACCTCGACGTCACGACCGGTATCGCACGCCGAGACGAGGTCGGTGACCTCGCCGAAGCGGTCGACCGGATGGTCGAACAGCTCGCCGGACTCGAACGATCCCGCGAGCGCGACGACGAGGCGCGGCGGCAGCTGTTCATCGCGATCGGCCACGACCTGCGCACGCCGCTCGCGAGTCTGCAGGCCGCCGCCGAGGCGCTGCAGGACGGCGTCTCACCGGATCCGCACCGCTACCTGCGCTCGATGACCGGGGACGTACGGCTGCTCCGCGGGATGGTCGACGACCTGTTCGTGCTGGCACAGCTCGAGGCAGGAGCACTGCACCTCGAGCGGCTGCCCCTCGATCTCGCCGAACTCGTCGACGGGGCTGTCGAGGCATCCGCTCCGATCGCGCGGCGACGCGGACTGCACGTACAGGCCGATCTCGACGGTGGCGTTCCGGTCGTGGGTGACGCCCGTGCGCTCGACCGGGTTCTGCGCAACCTGCTGGACAACGCCATCCGTCACGCACCCGAAGGGACCCGCGTGGAGGTACGCGTGCGTGGTGATGCCCGCGGCTGCACGGTGACCGTCCGGGACCAGGGACCGGGTTTCCCGGCCGACTTCGAACCACGCGCCTTCGACCGGTTCGCCCGGGCGGACGCCTCCCGAACACGTGCTGCGGGCGGGGCGGGGCTCGGGCTGGCCATCGCCCGCGAGCTACTGGAGGCGCATGGGGGCAGCATCTGGCTCGGAGACGTCGAGGGCACGGCCGGGCCAGCGGCCGGCGGTGTCGTGTCGTTCAGGCTGCCACGTGCCGACGGGCGTGACGGGGGTGCTCGCTGA
- a CDS encoding alpha/beta hydrolase, with protein MATFVLIHGGGDVGWYWHLVEHELRQRDHDVVAPDLPCDDDDADLHDYADTVVDAIGDRRDLVVVGQSYGGFTAPLVADRLPVEALVLVAGMVPVPGEKPADWWDDTGYRPAVQEQARRDGGLTGHDDPFVAFYHDVPRALAEQAQRKARSESSTAYHSPWPLDAWPAVTTRFVVCLDDRFFPAPFMRRVVAERLGIVPDEIAAGHCVALARPRELANLFDSYVPARMRG; from the coding sequence ATGGCCACGTTCGTGTTGATCCATGGCGGCGGAGACGTGGGCTGGTACTGGCACCTCGTCGAGCACGAGTTGCGCCAACGCGACCACGACGTCGTGGCACCGGATCTGCCGTGCGACGACGATGACGCCGACCTGCACGACTATGCCGACACGGTCGTGGACGCGATCGGCGACCGACGCGACCTGGTGGTCGTGGGCCAGTCCTATGGCGGTTTCACGGCGCCGCTCGTGGCCGACCGCCTTCCGGTCGAGGCGCTGGTCCTGGTGGCCGGCATGGTGCCGGTCCCCGGCGAGAAGCCGGCGGACTGGTGGGACGACACCGGCTACCGGCCGGCGGTGCAGGAGCAGGCCCGCCGCGACGGCGGGCTGACCGGGCACGACGACCCGTTCGTCGCCTTCTACCACGACGTCCCGCGTGCCCTGGCCGAGCAGGCACAGCGCAAGGCGCGCTCCGAGTCGAGCACGGCGTACCACAGCCCGTGGCCGCTGGATGCCTGGCCGGCGGTCACCACGAGGTTCGTGGTGTGCCTCGACGACCGGTTCTTCCCCGCGCCGTTCATGCGACGCGTGGTCGCCGAACGGCTCGGCATCGTTCCCGACGAGATCGCGGCCGGCCACTGCGTGGCGCTCGCGCGTCCCCGCGAGCTCGCGAACCTGTTCGACA